The DNA window CTTCATCGAGGGGGGGAAGTGCATTGAGATCTAAAACCTCTGTAgaaatttgtttcatttataaaatattctaattgaggAAATAAATTGTTACCAAATCATCAAGGCAAGAAGGAGATCTGAGAGTATGTGTTTATAATTGTGTGAAATGAGTCAAATATATATAGCAGTctattttgagaaattaaagtGTTTACAAAAAgttcacattattatttaaatttatatatacaaactatatgagaaaataaaaataagaaaattgatTTCAAAACTAGCTACAATTAGAATTAGAGTGTGTCACTacagccaccaagattttatttttattttttttagggttaaaatgtaatattaccttataatttttttttaaaattttaatagaattcaatattttgtttatttaattattaaaaaatttaaaacttaccattatttactcgttttatccaaaaaaatttggttatttatttaagcccaccctaaatattttttaagcccaccccaCCATCGAATCCTAGGTCCGTCCCTACCTACCCTCTCGTTTTTAGTTGGAAAGCTATGTAAAATTTTTAACATGTAacaaaatgaaagagaaaaattTCATCTCACTAACGTAtacaatatttgtttgaaacttgaagaattcattaattatgttaatcttcttcttcatgtcAACCTTACCAATAATATGTGAGTTGTTTGAAACTTGAAGAATTCATTAATTAtgttaatcttcttcttcatgtcAACCTTACCAATAATATGTGAGAACcgcttttatttttaatgggATACAACAATAAATGTCGTCGATTTATAGAATCAAATTAATTGAATGAAGTTTTAACAAAAACATTTTGGACAACTGTAAACTAATTTCCTCATCATGTATGAACGATctagaaaaaagaaataaaaattttttCAAAGGGAAAAGTTATGTATAGAATCGTCTCAAAAGATTCATATTACACGCGTTCGtttcaattcaaaaaataagattttgtacgaaatgataattttttttatatttaaaattcttatttattattttgtttttccttttcctcaaataaaaaaaattaataacacaCGTTTtcaatgatataaatatatatgaaacaaTTAATCAATTTTGGGAATTTAATTGTCTTTCTGAGTCTAGAAGCGTCAAAGTAAGCAAAATTctatagaaaatataaagtcaCTATTTAGTCTTCAAACGTGCTAAAATTGGCCGCAGCAATTAGAACAGTGCCTTGTTTGAGTTttcttcaaaccctaaaccttggATTGTGTACATTGTATTTTGAAGTCTACTTTTTCGGAGtttgacaaaaacaaaaaacaaacctcacttaatttgttttattattggaAAACGACACATTGATCACTCAATAGTtaagacaataataataataataataataataataataataataataataataatattagggAGGAAGTACCAAGGATATAGTGGTTGAATAATATCATGtcaaagtataataataataggtaccaatgtgttctttttttttctttatttattattgcaTTCAAAGTTCTATAAagaatacaaaatcaaatagTACAAACTAAGAAagaaaacacacaaaaaaaaatattagtggcCAGGGCAGTCGTGAACATCCCTGAAATTTGGGGCACTAAtgccaaaaaaaaataacatttttatttaacttgttattttgtatgttatattataaattttaataattttgtattatgtTCAACCCTGGTTAaggtataaattttatttataaatatttgttaccAACCCTAGATGTTAGTGGGGAAATGGAAAAACAAAAGGGGAGAAAGGTACCAGACAAATATCTCTAAAATTAGAATTCTCTGTAAGCAATAATATCTTGGTATAAAGTTATCAAATTTATGATGTAATATTAATTGGAAACCGTGACTAACCTACGTAATTGAATTaccatcctaattatttttttgggtgAATTATTTAGTTGgggagaaatcgtcgaacttttaatgatcgtagtcattcgatgcgtatcattcataatattattattattattacgcTTTTCTGAGATTTATTTAGGAAATCCAATAATATTTGTCgggaagttaatcgtttttttcGAAGATTTGCGAGCTagataacttattaattaccattttattcttaatttttaattttaatctttttcttttattgttatatttttcgttttatttaaacaaattttttcatttttaaaatacattaatttaaaaataaaaatatcccGATACATAAAACCATCCCATCCAAAAAatcttttcaaattcaaaatgcAACTCAAAATGTAGTGACTTTTACATCATACATTATTTCATTTacttattctcattttttttttccacaCTAACTTCTTAActtttactatttaatatataatatatatatatatatataaattaaatctaacaattttatttaactatttttatacatattattcattattataaattcatgatatgcaaaaaaaatattaataaaaatgatagaataaaaccacaaaattaaatatatttataaataaactatataaaaagctaaatataaaaaatcaatattttttacattaaacttagtagaaaaaaaaaataaaaaataactcttaacaaaaaaaaataaaaataaaaaaaataaataaataatataattcactcaaatattaatattcaaaagtaaatataaaatgaacaatttaaaataaaataatatataaaaaaatatttcaaatttaattaaatatatacaaaaacaTTATACTTATTAccacatattatatattagctTAATGAGGCTCAAATTTGGATCACTTTTATCCATTTAACCTTAAATTTTGAATCGTGACATATAAGATTTCaaatatcacaattttaattattttaacattttgaacaAACAAACTAATATGTATAGTTATTTTAACATGAAATTTTCATTTCTTAACTAATTTtcgatatttttaaaattagatggCAAATATTTATGAGAAAAGATAGGGAGAGgaaatttagaaagaaaatgagaaatggAATGACGTGACACAATCTGATTCGTcggaaaaataacaaattttatatttcttctctCCTCACATTTTTTCAGCCAATGATGTGATATCACGTCATTCCCTCCCCATTTTCTCTCATGACGTGACGCAATCCGATtgaccaaaaaataattaatttctctatttCCTCACTTTACTCACACTTTTACCATTTTATAACTAATGAAGTGATGACATGTCATTTCTCTAAAGACAAGAGTGTATATGAAATGTCTATATTCTTTAATTCACAATAGCTGAAAAGATatggctatttatagccttacAATAGCAAAAAAAATAGGAACCACTACTAACCCACTACTAACTTAGTGGTGTCACTTACCAAAGCAAGAAAATATGAACCACTACTAACACTAACTTTGTGGTgttattaattacataaaaaaaactagCTAACCATAACTAATTCCTAAGAGGATATACTTACTAAAAATGAGACTAACCACTCCAATATTTCCTCCCTTAAACTGAAGAATGAAATTCAATTTAGAACTGATGCAAAACAAATGCCAAGCAAACCTCTGAGTCTCACAAACACGTTCAGTTTTAGTGGTTTTGTCATTATATCAGCAACTTGATTTTGATTGGAACAATGAACTAACTTAACAACTCATTCTTTAGTAAGATCACGAAGAAAGTGAAACCTGACATAAATGTGCTTGCTACGACCATGTAGAACTGGATTCTTAGATAGAGCAATGCTTGAACTATTATCGTAGAGCATAATTGTGCACTTACCATTCTCTAATTGATGAAGATACTCTAGAATTCTTCGTAACTAGATTGTTTGAGTTGCTACTGAAACTACTACAATAAATTATGCTTTAGTTGTGGACAATGTAACAATTTTCTACATCTTTGATAGCCAAGACACAACATCAGAACACAGCTGAAAAATATATCTTGATGTACTCTTACGATCGTCCAAATCACTAGCATAGTCACTATCTGTGTAGCTTTCAAGTTTTATATCTCCTCCTTTTTTTGTGTAGAGAATACCATAATCATACGTCCCTTTCAAGTATCGTAATGCTCTTTTTGCTACATTGTGATGAAGTTCTGTAGGACAGTCTATATATCGAGTAAGTTGGCTTATAACAAACATAATATCAGGTCGTGTTTATATATGATACATGAGACTGTCAATTAGTTGTTTGTACTGACTATTATCAACCTTATTTCCACTCTCATCTTTATTAAGTTAAGAACCAGGAACAACTGGATTATGAATTGCATTGTAATTAGCCCTTCCAAATTTCTCTAGTATCTCTTGTGTACTTTTTCTAACATATAAAAATGCCTTCTTTCTTCTACATCACTTATAtcccaagaaaatattttatctacccaagatctttcatgtcaaatttttGCATCATCGAACTcttgaattttattaaacatcACTTCATCATTACCAGTGAATATGAGATCATCAACATAGATACAGGCGATACGAATTTTATCTTCACCTCCCATCTTGACAAAAAATGTATGTTCATAAGACATCAAAGAAAACCTTCTCTGCTAAAATAGGTTTCTATGCGACTGTACCAGCCTCGTGGAGCTTTCTTGAGTCCATATAGAGATTTCTTCAACTTGTAGACTTTGTATTCTTCTCCTTTGCCACATAGCTAGGTGGTTGTGCTATAAAAACTTCTTCACTGAGCACTCTATGTAGAAAAATTGATTTAACATCAAGATGAAATATGTTCCACTCCTTTTGTGATGCAAGAGAGATCATCATACGAACTATCTCTAAACGTGCCACATGAGAAAATACTTATTCATTTTCACTCCATGATTTTGAGTGTACACTTTTTCTACCAAATGGGCTTTGAGCTTCTCCACTTCTCCAtgtttattaactttattttgtaGACCCATTTTACTCCCACCTTCTTTACATGAGCTGGTAAAACAGTAAACTCCTAAGTATTATTTCTTTCAATAACAATAATCTCAGCATCCATTGCAGCTCTCCATGGTGCACTTTTTACAGAATCTTCAAAGTACACCGGATTAATTGAGGTTGCCAATATTGCAAAGAAcacaacatcatcatcatcttgttcTTCATCTGATAGACCTTCTCTACTGATGTAATCTCCCATCCACACTCAATGTCATTTTTCTCTTACTTGAGAAATTGGTGAAAGAGAACTCTCACTGGACCTTGAAGTCTAACTTGATGGTGAAGCAACTTCAGTAGTTTCTTCCACAATTTTAATTTGCACAATTGTTTCACGTGTAGCAGTAGTTAGTTGAGTCTTCTTTTTCCCatactaaataattaagtgCAGTTTTCTCATGTTTCTTATCCCACTACCAGTTTCCATCCTCTTCAAAGACCACATCACGACTTACTATAATCTTTTGAGATAAATGTTCATATAGTCGATATGCTTTAGATTCTCGATTGACTCCA is part of the Impatiens glandulifera chromosome 1, dImpGla2.1, whole genome shotgun sequence genome and encodes:
- the LOC124913481 gene encoding uncharacterized mitochondrial protein AtMg00810-like, which translates into the protein MGDYISREGLSDEEQDDDDVVFFAILATSINPVYFEDSVKSAPWRAAMDAEIIMGGEDKIRIACIYVDDLIFTDCPTELHHNVAKRALRYLKGTYDYGILYTKKGGDIKLESYTDSDYASDLDDRKSTSRYIFQLCSDVVSWLSKM